A window of the Cystobacter fuscus genome harbors these coding sequences:
- a CDS encoding FHA domain-containing protein, translated as MTPRLIALSGSLRGSTWEFGLEPLVLGRQSDCQVRLTAPVVSRRHCELRTTGEHCLLRDLDSRHGTFVNGVPTRERRLEHTDVVQVGDSSFLFLCDDVPAPATGTVAAPPDAASWSTVQRRPEDVLYLQPRRLRAALAEAVGPGPGLIASDLQALLELSTAVHELQQVEHLAARILELLLAVLPAERGSVLLCEPGTRETVAAASHDRREVRGTSFPVSTTLVSRVLEGKVGCLYTDVVTDGGLREAESLHEAAVRSVLCAPLPGRQGPLGLLYFDTASGHAFTEHHLELLTAAAVISAHGLANAQHMARLAYRQDRGRVEGEGWCRGAEEGRGRAQRGTCGLCAKPVERPRSHCGVHASPSRLPRRGAAGAWLSWLAVAA; from the coding sequence TTGACCCCTCGTCTCATCGCGCTGAGTGGATCGCTCCGGGGCTCCACCTGGGAGTTCGGGCTCGAGCCCCTCGTCCTCGGCCGCCAGTCTGACTGCCAGGTGCGGCTCACCGCCCCCGTGGTGTCGCGCCGCCACTGCGAGCTGCGCACCACGGGCGAGCATTGCTTGCTGCGAGATCTCGACAGCCGCCACGGCACCTTCGTCAATGGAGTGCCCACGCGTGAGCGGCGGCTGGAGCACACCGATGTCGTCCAGGTGGGAGACAGCTCCTTCCTCTTCCTCTGTGACGACGTGCCGGCCCCCGCCACCGGGACGGTGGCCGCCCCCCCGGACGCCGCCTCGTGGAGCACCGTGCAGCGACGGCCCGAGGACGTGCTGTACCTCCAGCCGCGGCGGCTCCGGGCGGCACTGGCCGAGGCGGTGGGCCCGGGCCCCGGCCTCATCGCCTCGGACCTCCAGGCCCTGCTCGAGTTGAGCACCGCGGTGCACGAGCTCCAGCAGGTGGAACATCTGGCGGCGCGCATCCTCGAGCTGCTCCTGGCCGTGCTGCCAGCGGAGCGCGGCAGCGTCCTGCTGTGCGAGCCGGGGACCCGGGAGACCGTGGCCGCCGCCTCCCACGATCGGCGCGAAGTCCGCGGCACGTCCTTTCCCGTCAGCACCACGCTGGTGAGCCGCGTCCTGGAAGGCAAGGTGGGGTGCCTGTACACGGACGTGGTGACGGACGGCGGGTTGCGCGAGGCCGAGAGCCTGCACGAGGCCGCCGTACGCTCGGTGCTGTGCGCGCCGCTGCCGGGCCGCCAGGGGCCGTTGGGCCTGCTCTACTTCGACACCGCCTCGGGCCACGCCTTCACCGAGCATCATCTGGAACTGCTCACGGCGGCGGCCGTCATCTCCGCCCACGGGCTGGCCAACGCCCAACACATGGCCCGTCTCGCGTATAGGCAGGATAGAGGCCGTGTTGAGGGGGAGGGCTGGTGCAGAGGGGCCGAGGAGGGCCGAGGACGAGCGCAGAGGGGGACATGTGGGCTGTGTGCCAAGCCGGTGGAGAGGCCGCGCAGCCACTGTGGGGTACACGCCTCCCCCAGCCGCCTTCCCAGGAGGGGCGCGGCAGGTGCCTGGCTGTCATGGCTGGCTGTGGCGGCTTGA
- a CDS encoding recombinase family protein has product MNDKVRATHLERRAVVYLRQSTLSQVHEHRESTARQYALRQRALELGWPPERIEIIDEDMGQSGTSADWRAGFQRMAEEVAHGRVGAIFSLEVSRLARSSADWHRLLDLCGLADVVLVDEQAVYTPRDYNDRLLLGLKGTMSEAELYWMRLRLQGGKLSKARRGALHITPPVGYEWEETTSRFRFDPDEGVQRAVRLVFERFRLEGSAYAVLRYFMKNGLKLPVREPGTHQLHPEPPRYTLLLSMLHNPTYAGAYVFGRNERHMALVDGQLRRQRRTRLPREAWKVCLKNHHPAYISWEEYEANQKRLATNHPSYQQPDQRGAVREGSALLQGLVLCGRCGHRMQTAYRESGHPYYECRRITDKGMCWTVSAAGIDEAVARLFLETVQPPEIELGLAITREVERQAQEVGRQWKLRLERAHYEAQLAERRYKAVDPDNRVVARTLEREWNEKLGELEVLEREHQQVLRREKVELTSQDRARLLELAKDLSYVWHARSTTNAERKNLLRILVREVALSPVEVPERGIHIQVLWQTGACSDLTIARRPSYTRATSPETIKLIGTLVEQKRTDREIAAELNRRGLLSGVKRAWDKQAVRWVRRRYGIHRQPVGRRRGRPRQPERRADGLYSTHGVAALLDVTETMVRTWVEKGWLRCVEGGGPGTPRWYKLDRSTLKRLRAAKAQGNGSSGRGAAQISVEEGGAL; this is encoded by the coding sequence ATGAACGACAAGGTTCGAGCCACGCATCTGGAGCGTCGAGCGGTGGTGTATCTGCGCCAGTCCACGCTCAGTCAGGTCCATGAGCATCGTGAGTCCACGGCCCGTCAGTACGCCCTGCGCCAGCGTGCTCTGGAGCTGGGCTGGCCGCCCGAGCGCATTGAGATAATCGATGAAGACATGGGCCAGAGCGGTACGAGCGCGGACTGGCGGGCGGGCTTCCAGCGCATGGCCGAGGAGGTCGCGCACGGACGCGTCGGCGCCATCTTCTCGCTGGAAGTCTCTCGCCTGGCGCGCTCCTCGGCGGACTGGCACCGGCTGCTGGACTTGTGCGGCCTGGCCGACGTGGTGCTGGTCGATGAACAGGCCGTCTACACTCCGCGCGACTACAATGACCGGCTGCTGCTGGGCCTCAAGGGCACCATGAGCGAAGCCGAGTTGTACTGGATGCGTTTGCGCTTGCAGGGCGGCAAGCTGTCCAAGGCACGGCGTGGTGCCCTCCACATCACGCCGCCCGTGGGCTATGAGTGGGAGGAGACAACGAGCCGGTTTCGCTTCGACCCCGACGAAGGGGTGCAGCGAGCCGTGCGCCTTGTTTTCGAGCGCTTTCGCCTGGAGGGCAGCGCCTATGCCGTGCTGCGCTACTTCATGAAGAACGGGTTGAAGCTGCCCGTGCGAGAGCCGGGCACGCACCAATTGCACCCGGAGCCACCGCGCTACACCCTGCTGCTCTCCATGCTCCACAACCCCACCTACGCCGGTGCCTATGTCTTCGGGCGCAATGAGAGGCACATGGCGCTGGTGGACGGACAGTTGCGGCGCCAGCGCCGTACGCGTTTGCCGCGGGAAGCATGGAAGGTATGCCTGAAGAACCACCACCCGGCCTACATCAGCTGGGAGGAATACGAAGCCAACCAGAAGAGGCTCGCTACCAACCATCCCAGCTACCAGCAGCCGGACCAACGCGGTGCTGTCCGCGAAGGGAGCGCTCTGTTGCAGGGGCTGGTGCTCTGTGGCCGGTGCGGTCACCGGATGCAGACGGCCTACCGGGAGTCCGGGCATCCGTACTACGAGTGCCGCCGCATCACCGACAAGGGCATGTGCTGGACGGTGTCGGCCGCAGGCATTGACGAGGCAGTCGCCCGACTCTTTCTGGAGACAGTCCAGCCTCCGGAGATTGAGCTGGGCCTGGCCATCACCCGGGAGGTGGAACGGCAGGCCCAGGAGGTAGGGCGTCAGTGGAAGCTGCGGCTGGAGCGGGCGCACTACGAGGCGCAACTGGCCGAGCGCCGTTACAAGGCGGTGGACCCGGACAACCGCGTGGTGGCCCGCACGCTGGAGCGTGAGTGGAACGAGAAGCTGGGCGAGTTGGAGGTGCTCGAGCGCGAGCACCAGCAGGTACTGCGGCGCGAGAAGGTGGAACTCACGAGCCAGGACAGAGCACGCCTGCTCGAACTGGCCAAGGACTTGTCGTACGTCTGGCACGCACGGAGCACGACGAATGCCGAGCGCAAGAACCTGCTGCGGATTCTGGTGCGAGAGGTGGCGCTCAGCCCTGTGGAAGTCCCGGAGCGCGGGATTCACATCCAGGTGCTATGGCAGACCGGTGCGTGCAGCGACCTGACCATTGCACGCCGCCCTTCCTACACGAGGGCTACCTCACCCGAGACCATCAAGCTCATTGGCACACTGGTGGAGCAGAAGAGGACCGATAGGGAGATAGCGGCTGAGCTGAACCGAAGGGGGCTGCTCTCCGGAGTCAAGCGCGCCTGGGACAAGCAAGCGGTGCGCTGGGTGCGCAGGCGCTACGGCATCCACCGCCAGCCGGTGGGACGACGGCGAGGACGGCCTCGACAGCCGGAGCGCCGGGCTGACGGCCTGTACTCAACGCACGGTGTCGCCGCACTGCTGGATGTTACTGAGACAATGGTGCGCACCTGGGTCGAGAAGGGCTGGCTGCGATGTGTCGAGGGCGGCGGTCCGGGCACCCCTCGGTGGTACAAGCTCGATCGCTCGACACTCAAGCGGCTGAGGGCCGCCAAGGCCCAGGGAAATGGCTCCAGCGGACGCGGAGCTGCTCAAATAAGTGTGGAGGAAGGTGGGGCATTATGA
- a CDS encoding transposase — MSFIQFFGSALQVTPHFHSLVPDGVFVPREGGVRFEPLPPPTQAEVERLLRVVRHRVLRLLEKRGALPAQGPEDALQTHQAHSLQKRLRWTEVDVRLPPRKQPRCAFLEGFSLHANTHLHANDRHGLERLCRYGARGALALERLSRAEDGRIAYRMKRPLPDGTTHLLFTGLELLRRLASLVPPPRANLTRFHGVFAPGAKVRPFLLPQAGAEPGLEEESPAFAATVQERRKEPTPRLDWAGLLRRTFALDVFACLRCGGRRRVLAYLMASS, encoded by the coding sequence GTGTCGTTCATCCAGTTCTTCGGCTCGGCGTTGCAGGTGACACCGCACTTCCACTCGCTGGTGCCGGACGGTGTTTTCGTGCCGCGGGAGGGCGGCGTGCGCTTCGAGCCGTTGCCTCCGCCCACGCAAGCAGAGGTGGAGCGACTGCTGCGGGTGGTGCGGCACCGGGTGCTGCGCCTGCTGGAGAAAAGAGGGGCCCTGCCCGCGCAAGGGCCCGAGGACGCGCTGCAGACACACCAGGCGCACTCACTACAGAAGCGGCTGCGCTGGACGGAGGTGGATGTGCGGCTCCCTCCCCGAAAACAGCCCCGGTGCGCCTTCCTGGAGGGCTTTTCCCTGCACGCCAATACGCACCTGCATGCGAACGACAGGCACGGGTTGGAGCGGCTATGCCGCTACGGAGCACGCGGTGCGCTGGCACTGGAGCGTTTGTCACGAGCGGAGGATGGCCGCATCGCCTACCGCATGAAGCGCCCGCTGCCGGACGGCACGACGCATCTGCTCTTCACCGGGCTGGAGCTGCTCCGCCGGCTGGCCAGCCTGGTGCCTCCTCCGAGGGCAAACCTGACGAGGTTCCACGGCGTCTTTGCCCCAGGCGCGAAAGTGCGTCCATTTCTGCTCCCTCAAGCAGGGGCGGAGCCGGGGCTGGAGGAGGAGAGCCCCGCCTTTGCCGCGACGGTGCAGGAGCGGAGGAAGGAGCCCACACCCCGTTTGGACTGGGCCGGGCTGCTGCGCAGGACGTTCGCCCTGGATGTGTTCGCGTGCTTGAGGTGTGGAGGCAGGCGGCGGGTGTTGGCGTACCTGATGGCCTCCTCATAA
- a CDS encoding LysR family transcriptional regulator, with translation MDDEDLRTFVEVADAGGVSPAAVRLGVSKSIVSRRLVRLEGELGVQLLTRSTRGAALTEAGATFRDHAARVCAELDAARETLLPAGDLRGRLRVAAPLSFGLTHFAPVLAEMARRHPQLHIQTCYSDRFVDLIAEGYDCAIRVGYIQDSNLIARRIATIHAKLVASPAYVQAHGSPETPQELLAHQCLMQGTETWQFMDGDEVITVRPQGRFKADNGVALLAAATAGIGIALLPDWLTDKHVASGALVPVMTRHPPPAAGAYVVRPPGQHPARKIRVLTELLIEHCDLSMRSAGFAP, from the coding sequence TTGGACGACGAAGATCTGCGAACGTTTGTGGAGGTGGCTGATGCCGGCGGGGTCTCGCCCGCGGCAGTGCGGCTCGGCGTGTCCAAGTCGATCGTCAGCCGTCGGCTCGTCCGTCTCGAAGGGGAACTCGGCGTCCAGCTGCTGACCCGATCCACCCGGGGGGCTGCGCTCACGGAGGCCGGGGCCACGTTCCGTGACCACGCCGCCAGGGTGTGCGCCGAGCTCGACGCGGCAAGGGAGACGCTCCTTCCCGCCGGTGACCTTCGCGGACGCCTTCGTGTGGCCGCGCCACTGTCTTTCGGCCTGACTCATTTCGCTCCCGTGCTCGCGGAAATGGCGCGACGCCACCCCCAGCTTCACATCCAGACCTGCTACAGCGATCGCTTCGTCGATCTCATCGCCGAAGGGTACGACTGCGCGATACGGGTGGGATACATCCAGGACTCCAACCTGATCGCACGACGCATCGCCACGATCCACGCGAAGCTCGTCGCGAGCCCGGCCTATGTCCAGGCGCACGGGTCGCCCGAGACCCCGCAGGAGCTGCTCGCTCACCAGTGCCTGATGCAGGGCACCGAGACCTGGCAGTTCATGGACGGCGACGAGGTCATCACGGTTCGTCCGCAGGGACGCTTCAAGGCCGACAACGGCGTGGCGCTGCTCGCGGCTGCGACAGCGGGCATCGGGATCGCGCTCCTGCCCGACTGGCTCACCGACAAACACGTGGCCTCCGGAGCCCTCGTGCCCGTCATGACGCGGCATCCACCACCCGCGGCGGGTGCGTACGTGGTTCGACCGCCGGGTCAGCATCCCGCACGGAAGATCCGGGTGCTGACCGAACTCCTGATCGAGCATTGCGACCTGTCCATGCGCTCCGCGGGATTCGCCCCTTAG
- a CDS encoding hydrolase yields MTFRNGLSSLLRPEDSVLVLIDHQPFQLANVNSHDPHLVVNNATALAKAAKAYGVPTILTSVIAERGGLLFPQITDVFPGQKVIDRTFINTWEDRKVVDAVKATGRKQLIIAGLYTEVCVAMPVIHALGEGWDVTVITDACGAFSVEAHQVAIQRMIAAGANMMTWLALVSEWQRDHARTAHVAEFVDLLKQHAAGLGIAFLWEQQLLNTPVPGKAA; encoded by the coding sequence ATGACTTTCCGCAACGGCCTCTCTTCGCTTCTTCGTCCCGAGGACTCGGTCCTCGTCCTGATCGACCACCAGCCGTTCCAGCTCGCGAACGTGAACAGCCACGATCCGCACCTGGTGGTCAACAATGCAACGGCCTTGGCGAAGGCCGCCAAGGCCTATGGCGTCCCGACCATTCTGACGAGCGTGATCGCCGAGCGAGGCGGCCTCCTCTTCCCGCAGATCACCGATGTCTTCCCGGGCCAGAAGGTGATCGACCGGACGTTCATCAACACCTGGGAGGACCGGAAGGTCGTGGACGCGGTCAAGGCCACGGGGCGCAAGCAGCTGATCATCGCGGGCCTGTATACGGAGGTCTGTGTCGCCATGCCGGTGATCCATGCCCTCGGCGAGGGCTGGGATGTGACGGTGATCACCGATGCGTGTGGCGCCTTTTCGGTGGAGGCGCATCAGGTGGCCATCCAACGCATGATCGCGGCTGGCGCCAACATGATGACGTGGCTGGCACTCGTGTCCGAATGGCAGCGCGATCACGCTCGGACGGCGCACGTGGCTGAATTCGTCGACCTGCTCAAGCAGCATGCGGCTGGCCTCGGCATTGCGTTCCTGTGGGAGCAGCAGTTGCTCAACACGCCCGTGCCTGGCAAGGCAGCATGA
- a CDS encoding PLP-dependent aminotransferase family protein translates to MLELPLDTLHGALADPVLLSMNLLNDIASNHPDAISFAAGRPFEELFQVNQLHEYLDAFVAHLTQDLEQSAAQVRRTLYQYGRTKGVIHHLVAKYLEVDEGIRVDPESIVVTVGAQEAMFLVLRALRTDASDAVLAVMPAYFGLTGAARLLDMPVVPVASGPHGIDLDDLGRQLAATRKRGLRTRALYLVPDFSNPTGISLDLTTRRRLLDIAAEHELLLIEDDAYGLFHADPNNRLPTLKALDTGRVVLHIGSFAKTGLPGARVGFVIADQPVTQEGVVVGSLADQLSLIKSNVTLNTSPVAQAIVGGKLLRNGYSMLAANKREIEIYRLNLRRVLAGLARRFPAGGPVSWNTPGGGFFIVVTVPFPVDDKSLERSAREHGVIWTPMHHFYANQDHSHQIRLSFSLLTPELIDEGLDRLAGFVAAESKLP, encoded by the coding sequence ATGCTCGAATTGCCTTTGGACACACTGCACGGGGCGCTGGCCGACCCGGTGCTGTTGTCAATGAATCTGCTCAATGACATCGCGAGCAATCATCCGGATGCCATTTCATTCGCCGCGGGCAGACCCTTCGAGGAACTGTTCCAGGTGAATCAGTTGCACGAATACCTGGATGCCTTCGTGGCCCACCTGACCCAGGACCTCGAGCAGAGCGCCGCGCAGGTGCGGCGCACCTTGTACCAGTATGGACGGACCAAGGGCGTCATCCACCATCTGGTCGCGAAGTACCTCGAGGTCGACGAGGGCATCCGGGTCGATCCGGAGTCCATCGTGGTGACGGTGGGCGCCCAGGAAGCGATGTTCCTGGTGCTCAGGGCCCTGCGGACGGATGCGAGTGACGCCGTATTGGCCGTGATGCCGGCCTATTTCGGGCTCACGGGCGCGGCGCGGCTGCTCGACATGCCCGTGGTCCCGGTCGCCAGCGGCCCCCACGGCATCGATCTCGACGACCTGGGGCGCCAGCTGGCCGCCACGCGGAAGCGGGGCCTGCGGACGCGGGCGTTGTACCTGGTTCCTGATTTCTCCAACCCGACCGGCATCAGCCTCGATCTGACCACCCGGCGGCGGTTGCTCGACATCGCCGCGGAACACGAGCTGTTGTTGATCGAGGACGACGCCTATGGCCTGTTCCACGCCGATCCCAACAACCGGCTGCCCACGCTCAAGGCGCTCGACACCGGGCGGGTCGTGCTCCACATCGGCTCGTTCGCCAAGACGGGACTGCCCGGTGCTCGTGTGGGTTTCGTCATCGCCGATCAGCCGGTGACGCAGGAGGGCGTCGTCGTGGGGTCGCTCGCGGATCAACTGTCGTTGATCAAGAGCAATGTCACGCTCAACACCTCACCGGTCGCGCAGGCGATCGTCGGAGGAAAGCTGTTGCGCAACGGGTACAGCATGCTCGCCGCCAACAAACGCGAGATCGAAATCTATCGGCTCAACCTCCGGCGAGTGCTCGCCGGACTCGCCAGGCGCTTCCCCGCGGGCGGACCGGTCAGCTGGAACACGCCGGGCGGAGGGTTCTTCATCGTGGTGACGGTGCCCTTTCCGGTGGATGACAAGTCCTTGGAGCGCTCGGCACGCGAACACGGAGTCATCTGGACGCCGATGCACCACTTCTACGCGAACCAGGACCACTCCCATCAGATCCGGTTGTCCTTCAGCCTGCTCACCCCGGAATTGATTGACGAGGGACTGGATCGGCTGGCCGGGTTCGTCGCCGCGGAGTCCAAGCTGCCATGA
- a CDS encoding Dabb family protein, which translates to MIRHIVLFKFKPGITWREPDALAAEQSSHQVGERVPDLLHWQAGRNISRRDIAHDFAVIGLLHDQEALQRYLDHPFHQESAARWREISTWVIADIEE; encoded by the coding sequence ATGATCAGACACATCGTGTTGTTCAAGTTCAAACCGGGAATCACCTGGCGGGAGCCCGATGCGCTCGCCGCCGAGCAGTCGTCGCACCAGGTCGGGGAACGGGTGCCGGACCTGCTGCACTGGCAGGCGGGGCGCAACATCAGCCGCCGGGATATCGCGCATGACTTCGCGGTGATCGGCCTGCTCCATGACCAGGAGGCCTTGCAGCGCTATCTGGATCACCCCTTCCACCAGGAGTCGGCCGCGCGGTGGCGCGAGATCAGCACCTGGGTCATCGCGGACATCGAGGAGTGA
- a CDS encoding prephenate dehydratase domain-containing protein encodes MTNLGWVSLVDRHTADVVVGTLGPPGTSSEQAAHLLRSRLRRESRTELYQTYEQAYEELRSGALTHVVVANAYKEIHRFYMDDSLVLSDVFVMDTPLYGIAKRQDREGLSAVPTIASHPSPKPLVAQLLPSGFRVGEIVSVDSTSSAAKAVAEGAFDLALTTEPAAALYGLEFISRKRPIRMVWSVFVRS; translated from the coding sequence ATGACGAACCTTGGTTGGGTGAGCCTGGTGGACAGGCACACGGCCGACGTGGTGGTCGGTACACTGGGACCCCCCGGCACCAGCAGCGAACAAGCGGCCCATCTGCTCCGCTCGAGGCTGCGGCGGGAGTCCCGCACCGAGCTGTACCAGACGTACGAGCAGGCGTACGAAGAGCTGCGCTCGGGCGCGTTGACCCACGTGGTCGTCGCCAATGCCTACAAGGAAATCCACCGCTTCTACATGGATGACTCGCTCGTGCTGTCGGACGTGTTCGTGATGGACACCCCTCTCTACGGCATCGCGAAGAGACAGGACCGGGAGGGGCTGTCCGCCGTGCCGACCATCGCGAGTCATCCATCACCCAAGCCGCTGGTGGCCCAGCTCCTCCCCAGCGGATTCCGGGTCGGAGAGATCGTCAGCGTGGATTCGACCAGCAGCGCCGCGAAGGCCGTCGCCGAGGGAGCGTTCGATCTGGCCTTGACCACGGAGCCCGCGGCGGCGCTCTATGGCCTGGAGTTCATCTCCCGAAAACGTCCGATCCGGATGGTGTGGTCGGTCTTCGTGCGCTCCTGA
- a CDS encoding 7TM diverse intracellular signaling domain-containing protein: MLFLFVVLMSTSVAAQPDIVMDGTRDNWPVGTHMFLMEDASRTLTIEDVSRGEFAHQFTRSSTATPTYGYSRSVCWVRFSYLQKDLTPDQKWLLALGDPTLERVDIYFQNPDGSFDVRHAGAHVPLVQREIASRFPAFLLREASTAPVTVYLRLETSLLMRIPLVIMTNERLIQEAALSLIPWWIYIGFLASMALYSTFLYFFLKDGAYLYYTLYVVFNGTGIGLSFSVVGYEYFPDGALWLERLSPMLLHLGIFVGSLFVRSVLNTRRMVPRIDRLMLVLVAVSGVFAVLAAFIPARLSQLMVNVLAQALAPLLLVVSVVIWRRGFRPARFVLAGWSVLGVSFALTPFYTHGLLPTNIITHHLLMIGSTIEMILFALALASRINEAERASELAKRQALEGEIHRLRNIELRQANEEILRKQGQLVHAEKMASLGELTAGVAHEIKNPLNFVNNFSLSLVELTDDLLQELTRLPANQKAVLEALAVDCGLTARKIAEHGERANGIVRSMLDHASIRPGERRMTDINQLVEEHIQLAHSAWSQRSGSPVSIRRDLEPGLSLVEVIPQELGRVLLNLLNNAFHAVDEQCKKGLNGYDPFVRVSTHGQDGRVRILIQDNGAGVPAELREKIFKPFFTTKPPGQGIGLGLSLSYGIITKRHSGTLDFESIENEGTTFVIALPIHPPSAPHA; this comes from the coding sequence GTGCTCTTTCTGTTCGTTGTCCTCATGTCGACATCCGTCGCGGCTCAGCCAGACATCGTCATGGATGGCACACGAGACAACTGGCCCGTCGGGACGCATATGTTCTTGATGGAGGACGCGTCCCGGACGCTCACGATCGAGGATGTCTCGCGAGGCGAATTCGCCCATCAGTTCACCCGGTCGTCAACGGCCACGCCGACTTATGGCTACTCGCGCAGTGTCTGTTGGGTGCGCTTCTCCTATCTTCAAAAGGACCTGACACCGGACCAGAAGTGGTTGTTGGCCCTGGGAGATCCGACTCTCGAGCGGGTAGACATCTATTTTCAAAACCCGGACGGGTCCTTTGATGTCCGGCACGCGGGCGCACATGTGCCCCTGGTACAGAGGGAGATCGCCAGCAGGTTTCCTGCCTTCCTCCTGCGCGAGGCCAGTACCGCGCCCGTGACCGTCTATCTTCGGCTCGAGACCTCGTTGCTCATGAGAATTCCCCTCGTCATCATGACCAACGAGAGGTTGATACAAGAAGCCGCATTGAGCTTGATCCCGTGGTGGATCTACATCGGCTTCCTGGCCAGCATGGCGCTGTACAGCACATTCCTCTATTTCTTCCTGAAAGACGGTGCCTACCTCTACTATACCCTCTATGTTGTTTTCAACGGCACTGGCATTGGACTGTCCTTCTCAGTGGTCGGCTACGAATATTTTCCAGATGGCGCCCTGTGGTTGGAGCGACTCTCGCCGATGTTGTTGCATCTGGGAATCTTCGTTGGCTCTCTTTTCGTGCGCTCAGTCCTGAATACCCGGAGGATGGTGCCCAGGATTGACCGGCTGATGCTCGTCCTGGTGGCGGTCAGTGGTGTCTTCGCGGTGCTTGCCGCATTCATCCCGGCTCGTCTCTCACAGCTCATGGTAAACGTGTTGGCGCAGGCGCTGGCGCCGTTGCTGCTCGTGGTCTCCGTCGTGATCTGGAGACGTGGCTTCCGGCCCGCGCGCTTTGTTCTCGCGGGCTGGAGCGTGCTTGGCGTGTCGTTTGCTCTCACTCCTTTCTATACTCATGGGTTGCTGCCCACCAACATCATCACCCATCACCTCCTGATGATCGGCTCGACCATCGAAATGATTCTATTTGCGCTGGCTTTGGCCAGTCGAATCAACGAAGCCGAGCGCGCAAGTGAGTTGGCCAAGCGCCAAGCGCTTGAGGGCGAGATTCATCGACTGCGGAACATTGAACTGCGCCAGGCCAACGAGGAGATCCTCCGGAAGCAAGGCCAGCTTGTTCACGCCGAGAAGATGGCCTCATTGGGCGAGCTCACGGCGGGAGTCGCGCATGAAATCAAGAACCCGCTCAACTTCGTCAACAACTTCTCTCTCTCGCTGGTCGAGCTGACGGATGACCTGCTGCAAGAGCTCACGAGGCTGCCCGCGAACCAGAAAGCCGTCCTCGAGGCGCTCGCCGTCGACTGCGGACTGACGGCCAGGAAGATCGCCGAGCATGGGGAGCGCGCGAATGGGATTGTCCGCAGCATGTTGGATCATGCCTCCATTCGGCCAGGAGAGCGCCGCATGACGGACATCAACCAACTCGTCGAAGAGCACATTCAACTCGCCCACAGCGCATGGAGCCAACGGTCTGGCTCACCCGTCTCGATCCGCAGGGACCTTGAGCCGGGACTGTCCCTGGTCGAAGTCATCCCCCAGGAATTGGGGCGCGTGTTGCTGAACCTCCTGAACAACGCCTTCCATGCCGTCGACGAGCAATGCAAGAAGGGGCTCAACGGCTATGATCCGTTCGTCCGTGTCTCCACGCACGGCCAGGACGGCAGGGTGCGGATTCTCATCCAGGACAACGGAGCCGGGGTTCCCGCGGAGCTTCGTGAGAAGATCTTCAAACCCTTCTTCACGACGAAGCCTCCCGGGCAGGGGATCGGACTGGGACTGTCGCTCAGTTATGGAATCATCACCAAGCGTCATTCGGGGACCCTCGACTTCGAAAGCATCGAGAACGAGGGGACCACTTTCGTGATTGCCCTGCCCATTCATCCACCCAGTGCGCCTCACGCATGA
- a CDS encoding transposase, which produces MPHVPYRQWTLSFPHRVRWVLLKDVGLLSDVLTVFLRAVFALQRRRARRQGLRGGQAGAMSFIQFFGSALQVTPHFHSLVPDGTFVQREGGVHFEPLPPPTQDEVERLLRGVRHRVLRLMEKRGALPAQGPEDALHVPGALPAATAALDGGGRPAPSQQAAAVRIAGGFLPARQHAPACRVDQAEMLRRTFDFDVFACVRCGGRRSVFAYVKGASGVRAILEHLGLPTAGASLAPARGPPQPAWC; this is translated from the coding sequence ATGCCTCACGTGCCCTACCGTCAGTGGACGCTGTCCTTTCCGCACCGGGTCCGGTGGGTGCTTCTCAAGGACGTGGGACTGCTCTCCGACGTCCTCACTGTCTTCCTGCGCGCGGTGTTCGCCCTACAACGTCGGAGAGCGCGGAGGCAGGGCCTCCGTGGTGGGCAAGCAGGGGCCATGTCGTTCATCCAGTTCTTCGGCTCGGCCTTGCAGGTGACGCCGCACTTCCACTCGCTGGTGCCAGACGGTACTTTTGTGCAGAGGGAGGGCGGCGTGCACTTCGAGCCGTTGCCGCCACCCACGCAAGACGAGGTGGAGCGTCTGCTGAGGGGGGTGCGCCACCGGGTGCTGCGCCTCATGGAGAAAAGAGGGGCCCTGCCCGCCCAAGGGCCCGAGGACGCGCTGCACGTACCAGGCGCACTCCCTGCAGCAACGGCTGCGCTGGACGGAGGTGGACGTCCGGCCCCCTCACAACAAGCAGCCGCGGTGCGCATTGCTGGAGGGTTTCTCCCTGCACGCCAACACGCACCTGCATGCCGAGTGGACCAGGCAGAGATGCTCAGGAGGACGTTCGACTTCGACGTGTTCGCCTGCGTGAGGTGTGGAGGCCGGCGGAGTGTATTTGCGTACGTGAAGGGGGCTTCCGGGGTGCGGGCGATTCTGGAGCACCTGGGCTTGCCCACGGCAGGTGCGAGCCTGGCCCCGGCACGAGGGCCACCCCAGCCCGCGTGGTGTTGA